In one window of Mytilus galloprovincialis chromosome 6, xbMytGall1.hap1.1, whole genome shotgun sequence DNA:
- the LOC143079475 gene encoding uncharacterized protein LOC143079475 isoform X3, producing MTTSTGNMDITIEFRDGIKDTTILIFAIAGSFILSQFIVVICVVKLIKRKKKPTNKKDGVCKHLKREQLAVKKIQSEYQSEISTVSNHMYDALEPDEHSYISVI from the exons ATGACAACCAGTACGGGAAACATGGATATCACAATAGAATTTAGAG ACGGAATTAAAGACACAACGATTCTGATTTTTGCGATTGCTGGATCATTTATTTTAAGTCAGTTTATAGTGGTAATTTGTGTGGTGAAATTGATTAAGAGGAAGAAAAAACCGACCAACAAAAAAG ATGGTgtatgtaaacatttgaaaaggGAACAACTAGCTGTGAA AAAAATTCAATCCGAGTACCAGTCAGAAATATCAACAGTTTCTAATCACATGTATGATGCTCTGGAGCCAGATGAACATTCTTATATCTCTGTTATATAG